AGCCAACTGCCTCTGTTCTGACAGAGCTTTGTTATAACCTAAAGCATATGCCTGCTTCCAAGCACAAGTAATTCCAGAGTCAAATGCACAAAAAAGGGTTAAAACACATTCCTCCGAAATATGACAAGGGAGGTCTCCCGGGGCTGTGCAGGTGCAGAATTACAGCTTGCCACATATAATCACTGCCACTGATTCCACAGCCTCTGATCAGGTCTTCAATGACAGCAAtggattttaaatgcaattttttaagcttttgcttttttttttttgtaaactgtGTTAGCACAAAACTGGGCACACAGAAGGTACTTGGAGAGATCTTGCAGATGTTTCAAAATGACATCACCACAcaacctctttcctcctcctctccaatcTAGAAATTTGCTAACCCCTGTCTAGCCACACGTTTCGCCAGGTTAGTGCAGATACACTTATCTGTTGCAGTCATGGTCAGATTATCCTGTCCCAGGTGGGGATGCCATATCTTATTATTCAGAGGAATTTGTCCATAACCTACCGAACTCTTAAATTTAGTCTTATGAAGAATTTACCTGGTCAGACCTTATCCACCCCCATGAGATCACTCTGTTTAGTTGAAAGAATAATACACATATCACATAGTTATAGAGATTACAAGAAGAGCTTTTGGAGGTCACCCCactccaatcccctcatttacaTTTGAGGGTAATGAGAAtagtgtgacttgcccaagattaacCAGCAATTCTTTATGTAAAAAgaaggatctgaactcaggatctAGTTGTCCCAGATCACATGGAAAGTATGTgtcagaatttaaacccaggactttttAACTGTAGTCCCCTATTCTTTCCAGGCAGACCATGGCGGGATGGGAAGGCAGGGTTGGAAGAACAGTAGTCATGAGTATCAGGACAGGGAAAGGACAGAAATCTTTcgcttaaccaaaaaaaaaaggtggaaagatgggaaaatgaaaatataggCTTCCCCTGTTGGCATGGTAAACAATACATATACATTGAAATACagatgctttttcttttctttttatttaatcacAACACAATAATACAACTGAGATCAAACCCAGTCCAGTGGAAGCCACTTAAAAATATACCTTTGAAAGAAATAAACCTGTTTAAATGCTACTTTCCCAAATGGAACCAAGTTAAAACAAACCATAACAAGAATGGCGAAAAGCCCTTTTAGTGTTCTCAATCACCAAATTCCTGGGCACCGGAAAGTGACAGATAATAGTTTTCCAGGTAAAAGAATACAAGGGGagggaaatggggaagagaacAAGATTATACATTCAGTGTTTCCACAGGACTACTTGAAAGACTTCTAGCACACTGGGATCATTATCCATTGTAATGTTTCGAGTGAATTTGAAATTCTTGAGAAGAAAGATATTCAGAATATTGGTGAGGGAGGGCTCATTAGCCGGTTGTGTTCTGTAATTTTAGTCTCCCAGCTGtctcttctcccacccccagTGGTTTACATATTTCAAATCCTGACTTCTGCAGGGCTAGCAGTACTTATCCTCTAGGTGAAAGCTGTCAATCACACCACACTCCTAAAGCAGTTTGGTCAAGGATCCAAATTGGGTACCCATAAAATTCACCCATTTGCTGTAAGGGAAAGACAGctcattcttcttttcttggATGAAGCTGATTATTCTGATTTGTCAACGCTTTGTTCAGAAATATAAAACTCAGAATATAGATTACCCACCCCCCAAAATGGTAATTTATTATAGAACATCTTAATCTGTCAAAATATTCACAAGAAGAATTTATGTTAATGTTGAGTATAGTGGTtcggaaaaaaaaatctaaaaagttCTAGCtatacaagaaaaacaaagataacaAAATTATAATGTTAAAAGTTCTGAAGTTTTCAGGCAAAAGTGGAATCATTTTGAAACAATAACACGTTTACAAAGTGGATTAGACACTTAGCACAAGCCCATCACAGGATGTTGGTTTATGCCCACCATTGCAATTTAATGTTTTGGACAAGTTTAGCaactagttttaaaaaaacaaaaacaactaatacaaaatgtaaaaaccaaaaagagagaaagaaaaccaacaaacTTTTATAGTTCTTCGACAAATTTCATCTAAAATGGtacctttttccttttaatttttagtgATGATTTTAGGGTGATGTTGGCAACAACCCAGCTCAGCTGGATTTTAAGCTTTCCCCCATCCCTCCTAAAGATAAAGTTCCTTAAAAAGCTCCAATCTCAGTCCCCCAGGGTCTATAAGGCTTGCCAAGGTTTGTTGCCTGTGTTGGTGCCGAAGGGCTCAGTGAATTCGGGGACAATAAGTGGAAGGAACCAAAGGAGAAGGGGAACGCAGATAGGGACGCCATGGAAGAGAGCAGAGGAGGAGAGAGTTTGGAAGAGGCTGTAACCACAGGGAGCATGGGTCCGAGGCTGCCATTAGGGGGCACTCTCAAGGAAGTGGTGTCAGCATGGGATGCTGTCATTCTCCCCTGGTGGTGTGCTTCTGTGGAAGACGTGGTGGTACTACTGGTGGTGCTGTGGCCATTCTGGGGCGGTGGTGGGGGCAGCAGCAAGGGATGCGAGATGTGAGGGGGATGTCCAAAGGCACTGCCCCAGGGAATATGTCCGATGCCTGTGTGTGTGCTACTGGCAGCTTCCCGCTGAGAGGCATAATTGTTGAGATGAGAGACAAGTCGAACCCGGAGAGGATCAGAGGTGTCTAGCCCTTCAATGATACTAAGGTAACGAGCAACTTCAGCCAGGCATTCTCTAAATCCTAAACTCCGATAGTCCATGGCAAGAGCGTGAGCATCAAAATAGCCtgaggaaaaaaggaacaaaggaaaaccTCAGGCTGCTGCAATAAATCATTTTCTATGCTGCTTCATCTTAACCAAACTCATCCCTGACAAATTCAGAATGCTTAAGCGATAGGCACAGATTccaatggaaaaccaaataaatgttttctatCTTTCCTCAAGCACCTTGGAAACTCTAAGGTCAAACAAGTGTTTCATTTTGAATGAATAGTATCTATGCTTGCTGATGGCCCATGTTCAAAGTCCATTTACCAGATGCCAAGCAAAAATTGGAATTATACACTCCTATTTGATGAAACTTATCTTCCTTCATTTTAATGTTTTCCTTCAATGCCAGAAAAATACATCCAGAAATGAGAAACCACAGCACAGTGAAATTCATCAGAGACACAGATGTATAATGTTATCATCATAGGGCTTTTACAGGCACTTAGTCCTCATTCAAGTACTTCTGGTTTACATATGTATAgacagtcattttctttttccatctctttccatTAGACTGTCCTTTCTGTGACAAGATTTTTTGGTTCAAAGAAATATGACagcatagtttgtttgtttgttttttaaatgtcctGGATGTGtagataaggagaaagaaatacCACTTACTTTAGGGGGAAAATATCCCCAAATTACTATGGATTAACATGAGAGCCAATTCATTTGAATCAGTGCTGTCATAACTCTGGAGAGCTTGAGACAgcagacattttccaaaggaaggCTCTATTTATATTCTGTACTGGTATAATTTGCAGTCATTATAAAATGGTAGATATATTacataaaatctcaaaaaaatatgaaaattctacTGATACAATTCAAACACACATACATTCCTATATAGAGCTATCATTTTTCTCCCTAACCCCAAAATCCTTAGTAAACATAATATAACAAACTGAATTGAATACAATTGGGCAGTGTCAAGACTCCACAAAGAGATCCTTCCCTCTACCCTTCCCACCCAACAAATGAATGAGCTTTACCTTTTCCTCCAGCTGAATGCAACATTTTGAGATGATCCACAGTCATCTGCAGAATTTCTGCTTTTTCTAGTTTAGCTGATCcctaggaggaaaaggaaaagtttaaTTTGGTAGGATATGCAGTTGGAGATAACTTCAAAATAAGTTAGTATTCAGTTCATCTATAAGTCACATGCAACAAAGCACTTTCCCCAGCACTGTAAAGGTTAACATTAATTTATATAAGTCACAAGGCACCCACTGTCACAGGGATTGCTCCACTCTATCCATTCCTTACCTGCTTTTCAAAAGCACTGGGTACCAATCTCCGGAGCTCCGACAAACTGTTATTGATTCGATCTCGTCGACGTTTCTCAATGATCTAACAGGAAGCATGTAAAACAAAGGGATTTTCATTAGTATCATAAATTCCGatgatgcccccccccccaaaaaagggcataaaatgaaattaaggagACTCACTCCTCTGCGCCGTTTTCTAGCCAGTATCTGCGAAGAGGTAGATGGAGACATAGAACCAGGAGCCGAACTCAAGTTTCTGAAATGAACAAGGAATCACCATTAAGTAAGGACAGATGGAGCGGTGAGAAGGAATTTACTGCCGCCCTGGGAACCCCTTGAGCCCTCGGCAGCAACTTGCAAAGTTGGAGGTTTGAACTCGGGCTGAGACTGCCTCTTAAGTAGAATAGCCAATATGCTGTGGTCCTGAAACCCTCCATCTCCAGTCCAAACAGTGGGATCCCCCTGTTCTTAGGGTGATTGTGCACCAAGAGGCCACCCAGTGTCTCTTCGTGGGCAGGTCAGCACCACTGTCATGAGAGCCAAAATCACATTCTTTCAAGAGTTGGAAGGGGCTCCGGAGGTCGGGCACCCTAGGAATCCCTTCGCCCCCATTCCTGACCAACAGTAGCTGGGTGTCCAGCCTCTCATTTTTGACCTCCCGAATTGTGGCACCTAGTCCCTGCGGAGCGTATGGGGAGCCCCCCCCCCACCTGTGCGGCCCTGGGGTCCAGTCCCCTCTCGAGTGGGAGCCCTCCAGTTCGCCCCTTCACCTCTCACCCATTCTCATCGGCGCTCTCCTTCTCCACTTCGATGGTTTCATCCAGCTCGCTGTCTGAGGAGCTGTAGTCGGGGTGCGCACGCTTCATGCTGGCGCTCGCAGCAGGCACCAGCAGCGGCACGCactggaaggaaggcaggcagccGGGCAGGCGGGCGGGCAGGGAGGAGTTAACCCCGGCGGCTGCAGCGGCGACGGCGGCGCCTCTGGGCG
This sequence is a window from Monodelphis domestica isolate mMonDom1 chromosome 3, mMonDom1.pri, whole genome shotgun sequence. Protein-coding genes within it:
- the HEY1 gene encoding hairy/enhancer-of-split related with YRPW motif protein 1, which gives rise to MKRAHPDYSSSDSELDETIEVEKESADENGNLSSAPGSMSPSTSSQILARKRRRGIIEKRRRDRINNSLSELRRLVPSAFEKQGSAKLEKAEILQMTVDHLKMLHSAGGKGYFDAHALAMDYRSLGFRECLAEVARYLSIIEGLDTSDPLRVRLVSHLNNYASQREAASSTHTGIGHIPWGSAFGHPPHISHPLLLPPPPPQNGHSTTSSTTTSSTEAHHQGRMTASHADTTSLRVPPNGSLGPMLPVVTASSKLSPPLLSSMASLSAFPFSFGSFHLLSPNSLSPSAPTQATNLGKPYRPWGTEIGAF